Proteins from a single region of Bactrocera neohumeralis isolate Rockhampton unplaced genomic scaffold, APGP_CSIRO_Bneo_wtdbg2-racon-allhic-juicebox.fasta_v2 cluster10, whole genome shotgun sequence:
- the LOC126765254 gene encoding ribosome biogenesis protein WDR12 homolog, whose amino-acid sequence MEVENGEGQVQVRLKTKQEHFAVPDVPYTIEGSVTTADLNTFVNTLLEQAALNNSEYKAPIELDFIVFDEYLRGRLCDHIREKEFSFEDTIDIEYVERFPAPEPQDCLLHDDWVSAVKACDKWILTGCYDNTINIWTVKGKHVLTIPGHTQPLKAVAWISVDDQRGKFVSCSQDQTAMLWEWLVGTNSVECVSICKGHERGIDCVDVSPDKTKLATGSWDTMLKIWSAEINEGCEGTFKRQKESGTTRVPDITLQGHRECISSVQWMDAETVLTGSWDHTLKIWDLHLEGIKSEISSNKSIFDASYSKLNRLIITASADKNLRLYDPRTNQGNLVRNTYFGHSQWVQTVMWSSTEEYLFISGSYDNQNKLWDYRSPKAPLYDLLGHGDKVLDIDWSNPKYIVSGGADNTVRVFKSRKVMVPEPMDDTK is encoded by the exons ATGGAAGTAGAAAATGGCGAAGGTCAAGTGCAGGTGCGGCTTAAAACTAAACAAGAGCA CTTTGCCGTACCAGATGTTCCGTACACAATAGAAGGAAGCGTAACCACCGCAGacttaaatacatttgtaaatacttTACTAGAGCAAGCAGCTCTGAATAATAGTGAATACAAGGCACCAATTGAATTAGACTTCATAGTGTTTGATGAATATTTGCGTGGTCGTTTGTGTGATCACATACGAGAAAAAGAGTTTTCTTTTGAAGATACTATTGACATTGAGTATGTTGAACGTTTTCCCGCACCAGAACCTCAGGACTGTCTTTTACATGATGATTGGGTTTCCGCTGTAAAAGCCTGTGACAAATGGATATTAACCGGATGTTATGATAATACCATAAACATATGGACGGTAAAAGGCAAACATGTATTAACCATACCTGGCCATACACAGCCACTAAAGGCAGTTGCTTGGATATCGGTTGATGATCAACGCGGAAAATTCGTTTCATGTTCACAAGATCAGACGGCGATGTTGTGGGAGTGGTTGGTTGGGACGAATTCTGTTGAATGTGTCTCGATATGTAAAGGACATGAGCGGGGTATAGATTGTGTTGATGTTAGTCCGGATAAAACAAAGCTTGCTACAGGCAGTTGGGACACAATGTTAAAAATATGGTCGGCAg AAATTAATGAAGGTTGTGAAGGAACATTTAAGAGACAAAAAGAAAGTGGTACAACAAGG GTTCCTGATATTACTCTGCAAGGTCATCGCGAATGTATATCTTCTGTACAATGGATGGACGCTGAGACAGTTTTAACAGGAAGTTGGGATCATACTTTGAAAATTTGGGACTTACATCTCGAAGGaattaaatcagaaatttcTTCGAATAAATCGATATTTGATGCaagttattcaaaattaaatcgtCTCATTATAACCGCATCAGCGGATAAAAACTTACGACTTTACGATCCACGTACAAACC agGGCAATCTTGTTCGTAACACATATTTTGGGCACAGTCAGTGGGTGCAAACAGTCATGTGGTCCTCAACGGAGGAATACTTATTTATATCTGGTTCCTAtgataatcaaaataaattatggGATTATAGAAG CCCTAAGGCCCCGCTCTACGATTTGCTTGGACATGGAGACAAAGTATTGGACATTGATTGGTCAAATCCAAAGTATATCGTGTCCGGCGGTGCTGACAATACTGTAAGAGTTTTCAAGTCTCGAAAAGTTATGGTGCCCGAACCAATGGATGATACTAAATAA